AAAAACAGGATTTTCATCCATAAATTCCCCGGTAGGATTAAGGAAGATATAATTGTTTATGGAGTTGTAAAACGCATTGGCAGAAAGCTCGAAATGCTGATTCCTGTATTCGAGAGCCAGGTCTAACTGATAATTCTGTTCATTTTCCAGATCGCGGTTTCCAATTTCAAACCTGTTGGTCCCATGGTGACTTCCGTAAGAAGTGAGTTCGGCAAGGTTAGGCGCCCTAAATCCGGTAGCGAGGTTAAGCCTGGAGGTAAGGTTGGGGGTAAGGTCAACTTTTACACCTAAAGCACCGTTATAGCTGTTAAAATCCCTTTCTAGAGCTGCAACTTCAGTTTCGGTATCGTGATTTTCATAAGCTTCCGAAGAAATTCTCCTGAAGTCATAGCGCAGCCCGGCCTGAAAGTCGATTTTGTCAAGATGGTAATGAGTGGTGGCCAAAACACCTGCATCGGTGGTGCGGGCATTGGGGATGAGGATCTCTTCGGCCATATTCTCATTAGTCTGGAACATTCCCTGTACTCCAACAATCGTAGAAAATTTACCACGGGCCGGAAAATGGTATTTTACATCATAATTTATGGTTTCCAGGTGCATTTCGAGAGCAGGCTCACCTTCTGGGTGCTCTTCGTGTTCATCATGCCCCTCATGTTCATGCTCTTCTTCTTGCTCATGTTCTTCTTCGTGCTCTTCATGGTGAGCATCTTCAAATTCTTTCCGGTTGTTAAAGAGGTAACCAATCTTTACATCAAGGCTGGATTCATTGAAGTAAAAAGAATTGTCAAGGCTCAAAATATGATTGTCTACCTGCTGGTAAGGCAGCATTTTACTTTTGGAAGTGCTCTGTACCCCAATTTCTTCCGGAATGCCCGAGCGGCTACTGTTAAGGTTGTAGCGCAGGTCTCCTTTGTAGTTTTCATCCCGGTATCCTATACCGCCCTTAAGATCGTATTCGGTGAAGCGGGTGTTGGTCACTCTTCTTTCGTCGCCGGTCTCATAGTCGCTGTGCGTGGCAAGGTTAGCGCGAAGCAGGTATTTGAATTTTTCGCCAGATGTTTTCACCCCGGCGTTTGCTTCAAAACCTTCAGTATTGGAGTAATAGGCAGTTTGAGCATCAACAATGGTTTCACCGCCTGGTGCAAAACGTTCGGGGTTAAGGTATAAAACCCCGCCCAGGGCATCGCTTCCGTAGAGAAGGGAAGCAGGGCCTTTAATTACTTCTACGCTTTCTACACCAGAACTGCTCAATCCCAGCCCGTGTTCGTCTCCAAACTGCTGGTTCTCCAAACGAACACCCTGGGCATATACCAGCACGCGATTAGAACTTAAACCCCTAATAACGGGTTTCCCGATAGAAGTTCCTGTGGTTATGCTTTCTACTCCTGCAATCTGGCTCAAACCGTCGGTAAGGCCATTAACTCCGCCGCGCTCCAGGCTTTCCACAGTCATTCTTTCCACTTTCATGACGTTCTCGCTTTGCAGTTGATGAAAAGGGGTAGAGACAATGATTTCTTCCATCTCTATGGCGGTGGGCTCAAGTTCGATTTGAAGCCCTGTAGCCCCGGGAAGTTGAAACTTAAAGGTTCGGGTGCCGTAACCCAGCGAAGAGATGACGATGGAATAAGTGCCTTCAGATAAATTATCCAGGGAAAAATTTCCTGAGAGGTCGGTAATGGTACTGCGTTCCGGCTTTTGAAGCTGAATGGCAGCTCCAACAATGGGTCCGCCTGTGTTGGTATCTATGACTGTGCCGCTGGCTGAATACTGGCTATAGGTAGTTGTGGCCACTAATAATAGCAGCCCAAAAATGATATTTTTCATGGGTATTTTTAAATACGTTTATAATTCAAAAAGTCTTCAATAGGTTTTAAGCCAGGGCAGGGGGTGCTCGCAGCGAAAAATGAAGTTTTTGAAACGTACTCAAATAGAGGTATTCCTTCTTTAGGTGAAGGCTTCTTACTTCGGGTTCATATAAAGACCACGAAGCTGGAGATGGAAATGAGAAAGGATTTTGCTGAAAGTGAAAGATATCACAGTCTACGCTATCCTGATGTATATGAGATTCGGCGTAATGGTTACAGGTGTAATGTTTGTGGCCCGCAAAAATATGCGCAAGGTCTACTGCCGAAGGAAACAGGATCAAACCTGTAAACAGCACCAGGGTTATTTTTTGCCACAGCTTCATATTACTTCAAAATTCTGCCTAAGCCCATTCGGGAAAGCATGTTTTTTTCGAATTGCCAAAAAAACCTGAACTGTCCAAAGAGCCAGCCATACAGCACCAGAAGAACCTGGTAGACCGGGAATATCATGAGCAGGCGTAAAGCGTAATAACTTATTGCCCCTAAAATGTCTGCGGAAAAGCTCATGCGATTGAGCCCTATGAACTCCAACACCGGCCTTGCCACAAACAGGGATGAGGAACCTGTAAGACCGAAGACGATGAAAATAATGAAAATTTGCCAGTTGGAAGAAATCCCCCAGCGTTGCTTCAATTTGTTCATGCGGCAAATATAAAAAAGAATATTAATAAGTACGTCCCGCTCTCAGGTTTATACATTTCTGACTCACAATCTCGTAGGTACCGAAAACCGCTGATTGTATTTTTGGGAGAGGTAAACAAAGTAATTGTACAGCTTGTAATTCACGTCGTAACCGTAGTTGATGTCGGGGTCATAATTGATCTCCATCTCGTAAATATTCGGGTTGTAAAGCTGGGGGCTCCTCACCCTGTTATTGTAATCGGTAACCAGAAACCGGTTCTTATTTTCGAGGTAACTCAGCGAGTGGTAACCTTCGGGCCGTGCCACGGCATTGAGAAAATAGGAATAGCCGGGATCAATTATAATGATCTCATACTCAAGGCTGTCATTGGCAATTCGAACGGTATCATTCTGAACTGTAGCTGCTTGTGTATCAAAATTCCGCTCTTTGGTAGAAGAGCAGCTATAAATAGCCAGTCCTAAAAAAACTATGTACAGCAGGTTTTTCATATCTTATCCTTTAAAGAAATCGCCTAATCCTTTAGGCTTATCTTTATCACCAAAGATCTTGCCAGCTACATCTTTTGCAATTTTTCCGCCTTTATCTGAATTCATAAAAGTCTCGAGCATAGATTGATCATGTGAAGAATTTGTTCCCAGCACAGAACCTACAAGGCTTGATATGCCGCTACTGCTTTCAATGTTTTCTTTTCTTTTTTGCCTGCCCAGCAGCCCCATAACTACGGGTGCGGCCATCTGGAGAAGTTTGTTCACTTTAGCCGGGTCCATTCCTGTTGCCGAACCCACTGCCGACGCTATTTTTGACTGGCTGCCGCCCAAAACATGGCCTAAGATCCCCGAACCTTCTCCCAACAAACCTGAAAGTCTGCCACTGCCAATCTTTTCGAGGACAGAGCCGTCATGTTTATCTTTGTCCAGTTCCTTTTTCAGGTTTTGGGCACCTTCGGGAGAATCGGTGTTTTTTTTAAGTGCCCCCATGATCATGGGAAGTGCCATCCCCAGCACCGATTTCACCTTATTGGGCGACTCGTTTACTTCTTCACTTGATTTCTGAATAAATTCCTTTCCTTTTTCAGTGTCTAAAAAATCTAATATTGAAGCCATCTTTTTCTTTTTAATTTACGAAAAATAAGATGCGCTCCTAAACGGAAATTGAGTTTTAACCAAAAAAAATGCTTCCTTTAACAGAAGCATTTTAAATATTTACACCTAATTATTAGTTACTTGAGCACCTTTATGATCTCATCGGCCAGTTCATAGCCAATCCTTTCCTGGGCTTCATTTGTAGCCGCACCAATGTGAGGACTTAAAGAGATCTTTCCGTTCATGAGTACTTTAATTGCCGGGCTGGGTTCCTCTTCAAAAGTATCGAGGCCAGCAAAAGCAACCTTCCCGCTGTCTAATGCTTCCACAAGGGCAACTTCGTCTACTACGCCGCCACGGGAGGCATTAATGATTCCCACCCCGTCTTTCATCTTCTCAATTTCTTCCCTTCCTAAAATGGGTTCTTTTTGAGCAGGCACATGGAGTGTGATAAAATCGGAATCTTCTATCAGCTGTTCTACAGGCTCAGTTTTTATGGGGATTTTTATTTCCTGATGGTTATAAAATTCTAAAGTGATCTCTGCTTCCCCTTCGGTACTGTCGCTGGCAATCACCTTCATGCCCACTCCCAGGGCGATCTTTGCAACCTCCCGGCCTATACGCCCAAAGCCAATAATTCCAAGGGTTTTTCCGCGCAATTCACGGCCCCCTGCGTAACTCTTTTTTAGTTCCTTAAAGCGGGAATCTCCTTCAAGAGGCATATTCCGGTTAGAGTCGTGCAAAAACCGCACTCCGCCGTAAAGGTGGGCGAAAACAAGTTCGGCTACAGAAGCCGATGAAGCTGCTGGCGTATTAAAAACATGTATGCCTTTGCTGCGGGCATATTCCACATCAATATTGTCCATTCCCACACCAGCACGACCAATTATTTTTAACTGAGGGCAGGCGTTGATGATATCTTTGCGCACTTTGGTGCCACTGCGTACTATTAAACCCGAAATCTCATTCTCCTTGAGGAAATTAGCCAGTTGTTCCTGGGCTACTTTGGTAGTTATCACTTCAAATCCGGCTGCTTCGAGTTGTTTTTTTCCACCCGAAGCAATACCGTCGTTTGCTAAAATTTTCATTTAAAAGTTCTGTTTTTTAAGCTTTTCTTTCCAGTTCGCTCATCACGTCTACCAGCACCTGAACACTTTCCAGCGGCAAGGCATTGTAGATGGAAGCACGATAACCTCCCACACTGCGGTGCCCGTTAAGGCCATTAATTCCGGCTTCCTTCCACATGGTGTCAAAAGTTTCCTTAAGATCGTCGTTCACCAGGTTAAAAGTAACGTTCATGGTAGATCGA
This Salinimicrobium tongyeongense DNA region includes the following protein-coding sequences:
- a CDS encoding TonB-dependent receptor, whose translation is MKNIIFGLLLLVATTTYSQYSASGTVIDTNTGGPIVGAAIQLQKPERSTITDLSGNFSLDNLSEGTYSIVISSLGYGTRTFKFQLPGATGLQIELEPTAIEMEEIIVSTPFHQLQSENVMKVERMTVESLERGGVNGLTDGLSQIAGVESITTGTSIGKPVIRGLSSNRVLVYAQGVRLENQQFGDEHGLGLSSSGVESVEVIKGPASLLYGSDALGGVLYLNPERFAPGGETIVDAQTAYYSNTEGFEANAGVKTSGEKFKYLLRANLATHSDYETGDERRVTNTRFTEYDLKGGIGYRDENYKGDLRYNLNSSRSGIPEEIGVQSTSKSKMLPYQQVDNHILSLDNSFYFNESSLDVKIGYLFNNRKEFEDAHHEEHEEEHEQEEEHEHEGHDEHEEHPEGEPALEMHLETINYDVKYHFPARGKFSTIVGVQGMFQTNENMAEEILIPNARTTDAGVLATTHYHLDKIDFQAGLRYDFRRISSEAYENHDTETEVAALERDFNSYNGALGVKVDLTPNLTSRLNLATGFRAPNLAELTSYGSHHGTNRFEIGNRDLENEQNYQLDLALEYRNQHFELSANAFYNSINNYIFLNPTGEFMDENPVFEYLQNNAKLYGGEVGLHIHPHPLDWLHFESNYELVIGEQDNGDYLPLIPAQSVLNTIWVELADKETLKDTYVSLSLKSVFDQNNTGFFETETPGYSLLNAGIGTSIAMGTARVQVKLAGTNLLNKTYISHLSRLKPDGIPNMGRNISFGLGVKF
- a CDS encoding DUF6787 family protein gives rise to the protein MNKLKQRWGISSNWQIFIIFIVFGLTGSSSLFVARPVLEFIGLNRMSFSADILGAISYYALRLLMIFPVYQVLLVLYGWLFGQFRFFWQFEKNMLSRMGLGRILK
- a CDS encoding DUF6146 family protein, which encodes MKNLLYIVFLGLAIYSCSSTKERNFDTQAATVQNDTVRIANDSLEYEIIIIDPGYSYFLNAVARPEGYHSLSYLENKNRFLVTDYNNRVRSPQLYNPNIYEMEINYDPDINYGYDVNYKLYNYFVYLSQKYNQRFSVPTRL
- a CDS encoding DUF937 domain-containing protein, with amino-acid sequence MASILDFLDTEKGKEFIQKSSEEVNESPNKVKSVLGMALPMIMGALKKNTDSPEGAQNLKKELDKDKHDGSVLEKIGSGRLSGLLGEGSGILGHVLGGSQSKIASAVGSATGMDPAKVNKLLQMAAPVVMGLLGRQKRKENIESSSGISSLVGSVLGTNSSHDQSMLETFMNSDKGGKIAKDVAGKIFGDKDKPKGLGDFFKG
- a CDS encoding D-2-hydroxyacid dehydrogenase, with amino-acid sequence MKILANDGIASGGKKQLEAAGFEVITTKVAQEQLANFLKENEISGLIVRSGTKVRKDIINACPQLKIIGRAGVGMDNIDVEYARSKGIHVFNTPAASSASVAELVFAHLYGGVRFLHDSNRNMPLEGDSRFKELKKSYAGGRELRGKTLGIIGFGRIGREVAKIALGVGMKVIASDSTEGEAEITLEFYNHQEIKIPIKTEPVEQLIEDSDFITLHVPAQKEPILGREEIEKMKDGVGIINASRGGVVDEVALVEALDSGKVAFAGLDTFEEEPSPAIKVLMNGKISLSPHIGAATNEAQERIGYELADEIIKVLK